The following are encoded in a window of Panicum virgatum strain AP13 chromosome 5N, P.virgatum_v5, whole genome shotgun sequence genomic DNA:
- the LOC120676946 gene encoding uncharacterized protein LOC120676946, producing the protein MGAGRKTETFYAGTPNTAMQTQTNSSYGTYSNAVRNLREDELGGVIFGCKNNTMNECLSKQLFGLPSGHFTYVKNVKPGMPLFLFNYSDRKMHGIFEAVCAGQLNIDQFAWSDGGRIKTQFPAQVLISMKTQCYPVPESHFKSVISDNYYRPRHFYFELDHAQTRALISLFKPAPVHDVTNKWDTSRYLQSPTTKAYHNPGPTKSESYAKDLDPFGVSSESHCIAPYKLVDPDDECASASRTSTSHLDEEYSNRDYLDPAATKEGTESVNDDYPHINPPYEEQHDTVAVRQKLQQLFVSRQQEVQSSMDTVDYASDKSMPQEAQFGAALTTDPPDSTSKDDAPIEDLTSLGQCHGNAELLHIINELSKRTQAIEKKLVESDKEKLFLRESVKDTESRVQQLEYQFEKLQLNYNSLAPLLGGPHDNVEGPSVFLLGGYRGSTCLSSLDAFCPRTDILVPLCPMRSARAYAAVSALNDRIYIFGGGNGSSWFHSVECYSRERNRWMTCPRLKHAKGSLAGTMLNDKIFAIGGGDGSAVFSEVEMFDPALGRWIDSLSMRQNRFAPAAAAFNSALYVTGGYDGNMYLQSAERYDPREGFWALLPSMSVRRGSHSVAVLGEALYAVGGYDGSNRISTVEIFDPRTNSWRIGSPFSIARGYGCAVIMDDNLFYIGGVNDAGETVDTVEVYNERQGWSISGCRSVGRRAFACAIAI; encoded by the exons ATGGGTGCTGGAAGGAAGACTGAGACTTTCTACGCTGGAACACCAAATACAGCAATGCAAACTCAAACCAATTCATCGTACGGGACTTATTCTAATGCTGTTCGTAATCTCCGGGAAGATGAGCTGGGAGGAGTGATTTTTGGCTGCAAGAACAACACGATGAATGAATGTCTCTCTAAACAGTTGTTTG GTTTGCCTTCAGGCCATTTCACATATGTGAAGAATGTTAAACCTGGCATGCCTCTATTTCTGTTCAACTATAGTGATCGGAAAATGCATGGAATTTTTGAGGCAGTATGTGCTGGCCAGCTTAACATTGATCAATTTGCTTGGAGTGATGGTGGTAGAATAAAGACACAATTCCCTGCACAG GTCCTCATCTCTATGAAGACTCAGTGTTATCCAGTTCCAGAGTCTCACTTCAAAAGTGTGATCAGTGACAATTATTATAGACCTCGGCACTTCTACTTTGAGCTAGACCATGCACAAACAAGAGCTTTGATATCTTTGTTTAAACCTGCCCCTGTTCATGATGTTACCAACAAATGGGATACTTCCAGATATCTTCAATCTCCAACAACTAAAGCATATCATAATCCTGGTCCAACGAAGTCAGAGTCTTATGCAAAAGATCTAGATCCTTTTGGTGTTTCTTCTGAATCACATTGCATTGCCCCTTACAAGTTGGTTGATCCAGATGACGAATGTGCTAGTGCTAGTAGAACATCAACGAGCCACCTTGATGAGGAGTATTCCAACCGGGATTATTTGGATCCTGCTGCGACCAAGGAAGGAACAGAATCTGTCAATGATGACTATCCACACATTAATCCACCATATGAAGAACAGCATGACACAGTGGCTGTTAGGCAGAAATTACAACAGCTGTTTGTTTCACGACAGCAGGAGGTCCAATCCTCCATGGACACTGTTGATTATGCTTCCGATAAATCAATGCCTCAAGAAGCACAATTTGGTGCTGCTCTCACAACAGACCCACCTGATTCCACCTCAAAGGATGATGCACCTATTGAAGACCTGACATCATTGGGACAATGTCACGGAAATGCTGAG CTGCTCCACATCATCAATGAGTTATCCAAGAGGACCCAGGCAATAGAGAAAAAGCTG GTTGAGTCAGATAAAGAAAAACTGTTTCTGAGGGAATCGGTAAAGGACACAGAAAGTAGAGTTCAGCAGCTGGAATACCAGTTTGAGAAACTACAATTAAACTATAACTCTTTAGCGCCACTCCTTGGTGGACCACATGATAATGTGGAAGGACCATCAGTATTCCTACTAGGTGGATACAGGGGTAGTACTTGCTTGTCATCACTTGATGCATTTTGCCCCAGAACAGACATACTAGTGCCTTTATGTCCAATGAGATCTGCCCGTGCGTATGCAGCTGTTTCTGCACTGAACGATCGTATCTATATTTTTGGTGGTGGGAATGGCAGCTCATGGTTTCACTCAG TGGAATGCTATAGCAGGGAAAGAAACAGGTGGATGACATGCCCACGCTTGAAACATGCAAAAGGGAGCCTTGCTGGGACTATGTTGAATGATAAAATATTTGCAATTGGTGGAGGAGATGGATCTGCAGTTTTTTCAGAAGTCGAGATGTTTGATCCAGCACTTGGGAGATGGATAGATAGTCTGTCTATGCGGCAAAAT CGATTTGCTCCTGCTGCAGCCGCATTTAATAGCGCACTCTATGTAACTGGTGGTTATGATGGCAACATGTACTTACA ATCAGCAGAAAGGTATGACCCAAGGGAAGGTTTCTGGGCCCTGCTTCCAAGTATGAGCGTGAGAAGAGGATCCCACTCGGTAGCTGTCTTGGGGGAAGCGCT ATATGCTGTGGGAGGGTATGATGGGAGCAACAGGATATCTACCGTGGAGATTTTTGACCCGCGCACCAATTCATGGAGAATAGGCAGCCCATTCAGCATCGCAAGAGGATATGGATGTGCGGTTATAATGGATGATAATTTGTTCTACATTGGTGGGGTCAACGATGCTGGAGAAACCGTCGATACT GTGGAAGTTTACAATGAGAGGCAAGGGTGGTCAATCTCCGGTTGCCGATCAGTAGGGAGGAGGGCCTTCGCCTGTGCTATTGCCATTTGA
- the LOC120676947 gene encoding dehydration-responsive element-binding protein 2A-like, with the protein MDLGHGGQGGEGDSSGGQVRKKRARRKSTGPDSIAETIKWWKEQNQKLQDESGSRKAPAKGSKKGCMAGKGGPENGNCAYRGVRQRTWGKWVAEIREPNRGRRLWLGSFPTAVEAAHAYDEAAKAMYGAKARVNFSENSPDANSGCTSALSLLASSVPAVALHGFNEKDEVESVETEVHDVKAQVNNDLGSIHVECTSVEVLQSGESVLQKEGSVSYDYFNVEEVVEMIIIELNADKKIEVHEECLGGDDGFSLFAY; encoded by the exons ATGGACCTGGGACATGGCGGCCAGGGAGGGGAAGGGGACTCCTCCGGGGGGCAAGTCAG GAAGAAGAGAGCGAGGAGGAAAAGCACTGGCCCTGACTCCATTGCTGAGACAATCAAGTGGTGGAAGGAGCAGAACCAGAAGCTCCAGGATGAGAGTGGCTCCAGGAAAGCGCCCGCCAAGGGTTCCAAGAAAGGGTGCATGGCAGGGAAAGGAGGTCCTGAGAATGGGAATTGTGCGTACCGTGGTGTGAGGCAGCGGACTTGGGGCAAGTGGGTGGCTGAGATCCGCGAGCCCAACCGTGGCAGGCGGCTATGGTTGGGATCATTCCCTACTGCTGTGGAGGCTGCTCATGCATACGATGAGGCGGCAAAGGCGATGTATGGTGCCAAGGCACGTGTCAACTTTTCCGAGAACTCTCCTGATGCCAACTCCGGTTGCACGTCAGCACTTTCTTTGTTGGCGTCTAGTGTACCAGCTGTTGCATTGCATGGGTTTAATGAGAAGGATGAGGTGGAATCTGTGGAGACTGAGGTGCATGATGTGAAGGCACAAGTGAACAATGACTTGGGAAGTATCCACGTGGAGTGCACATCCGTGGAGGTACTTCAATCAGGGGAGAGTGTTTTACAAAAAGAAGGGAGCGTAAGTTATGATTACTTCAATGTTGAAGAAGTTGTTGAGATGATAATTATAGAATTGAATGCAGATAAAAAAATTGAAGTACATGAAGAATGTCTCGGTGGAGATGATGGATTTAGTCTTTTTGCATATTAG